In Aquimarina sp. TRL1, a single window of DNA contains:
- a CDS encoding LytTR family DNA-binding domain-containing protein gives MVKTGNQLKTITIEDIAYFYSEDKMTFIKLKNAERLPIEYSLKNVEHLINPKEFYRVNRKYIIHTSSISKMYYSSKSKIILHLTPATKEVQVTVAIEKIGTFKKWLGGDI, from the coding sequence CTGGTAAAAACAGGAAACCAGCTAAAAACAATTACAATAGAAGATATCGCCTATTTTTATTCAGAGGATAAAATGACATTTATTAAATTAAAAAACGCGGAACGATTACCTATTGAATATTCATTAAAAAATGTTGAACATCTGATAAACCCAAAAGAGTTTTATAGAGTAAACAGAAAATATATTATTCATACTTCTTCTATTTCTAAAATGTATTATTCCTCTAAATCAAAAATTATCCTACACCTTACTCCGGCTACTAAGGAAGTACAGGTTACAGTCGCTATCGAAAAAATCGGTACCTTCAAAAAGTGGTTGGGTGGTGATATTTGA
- a CDS encoding bifunctional aconitate hydratase 2/2-methylisocitrate dehydratase, whose amino-acid sequence MHRYIEYLKEIEERKGQGLHPKPIDGAELLSEVIVQIKDVANEHRKDSLNFFIYNVLPGTTSAAGVKAEFLKEIILGESIVEEISPAFAFEQLSHMKGGPSIKVLLDLALSDDVSIANEAAKVLKTQVFLYEADTERLEEAFKNGNEIAKEIIESYAKAEFFTKLPEVAEEIKVVTYIAGVGDISTDLLSPGSDAHSRSDRELHGKCMFEHNKERQNELMELQEKHPDKTVMLIAEKGTMGVGSSRMSGVNNVALWIGKQASPYVPFINIAPIVAGTNGISPIFLTTVGVTGGIGIDLKNWVKKYDEAGNLVLDEDGEPVLEQAYSVETGTVLTINTKKKKLYKGDEELIDISSSLTPQKMEFIKAGGSYAIVFGKKLQTFAAKVLGVEIPPVFAASKEISHEGQGLTAVEKIFNKNAVGTSGATLHAGSYVRVEVNIVGSQDTTGLMTSQELEMMAATVISPIVDGAYQSGCHTASVWDLKAQRNIPRLMKFMNDFGLITARDPKGAYHSMTDVIHKVLNDITVNDWAIIIGGDSHTRMSKGVAFGADSGTVALALATGEASMPIPESVKVTFKGKMKDHMDFRDVVHATQAQMLKEFGGENVFQGRVIEVHIGTLPSDQAFTFTDWTAEMKAKASICISQDDTLIESLEIAKGRIQIMIDKGMDNEKQVLQGLIDKADQRIAEIKSGEKPALTPDDNAKYYAEFVVDLDIIDEPMIADPDVHNEDVSKRYTHDTIRALSFYGGDKKVDLGFVGSCMVHKGDLKIVSHMLRNLEKKHGNVEFNAPLVVTAPTYNIIDELKEEGDWELLQKYSGFEFDDAAPKSTARTEYDNMMYLERPGCNLCMGNQEKAEKGDTVMATSTRLFQGRVVADSDRKKGESLLASTPVVVLAAILGRTPTIEEYEAAVEGIKLTQFAPPLKKLTSGPGHKISY is encoded by the coding sequence ATGCACAGATATATTGAATACCTCAAGGAAATTGAAGAGCGAAAAGGTCAGGGACTTCATCCGAAGCCGATCGATGGAGCAGAATTACTAAGTGAAGTCATAGTACAAATCAAAGATGTAGCAAATGAACATCGAAAAGATTCTCTCAATTTCTTTATTTATAACGTATTGCCAGGAACCACTAGTGCTGCTGGTGTTAAAGCTGAATTTTTAAAAGAAATTATTCTTGGCGAATCTATTGTAGAAGAGATCTCACCTGCTTTTGCCTTCGAACAATTATCACATATGAAGGGAGGTCCCTCTATTAAGGTGTTATTAGATTTAGCTTTAAGTGATGATGTTTCTATCGCCAATGAAGCAGCAAAGGTACTAAAGACACAGGTATTCCTTTATGAAGCAGATACAGAGCGCTTAGAAGAAGCGTTCAAAAATGGAAATGAAATAGCCAAAGAAATTATCGAGAGTTATGCAAAAGCAGAATTCTTTACAAAATTACCAGAGGTTGCAGAAGAGATTAAAGTTGTTACTTATATAGCAGGAGTGGGAGATATTTCTACAGATTTACTCTCTCCAGGAAGTGATGCGCATTCCAGATCAGATCGTGAGCTACATGGTAAGTGTATGTTCGAACATAATAAAGAACGACAAAATGAGCTCATGGAACTCCAGGAGAAACATCCTGATAAAACAGTGATGCTCATAGCAGAAAAAGGAACAATGGGAGTAGGGTCATCCAGAATGTCAGGGGTGAACAATGTAGCTCTTTGGATAGGGAAACAAGCAAGTCCATACGTGCCGTTTATTAATATAGCTCCAATCGTTGCAGGAACCAATGGAATCTCTCCTATATTCCTTACGACTGTTGGGGTTACCGGAGGGATTGGGATCGATCTAAAAAACTGGGTAAAAAAGTATGATGAAGCAGGAAATCTTGTACTGGATGAGGATGGAGAACCAGTTCTTGAGCAGGCGTATTCTGTAGAAACAGGTACAGTGCTTACTATTAATACTAAAAAGAAGAAATTGTATAAAGGAGATGAGGAATTAATTGATATTTCTTCATCACTGACTCCTCAGAAAATGGAGTTTATAAAAGCAGGAGGGTCATATGCTATTGTATTTGGGAAAAAGCTTCAGACTTTTGCGGCTAAGGTATTGGGAGTAGAGATACCACCAGTATTTGCAGCTTCCAAAGAAATTTCTCACGAGGGTCAGGGACTTACCGCTGTAGAAAAAATATTCAATAAAAACGCTGTTGGAACTTCAGGCGCAACATTACATGCAGGATCCTATGTACGAGTAGAGGTAAATATTGTAGGTTCACAGGATACTACAGGATTGATGACTTCTCAAGAGTTAGAAATGATGGCGGCTACAGTGATTTCCCCAATCGTTGATGGGGCTTATCAATCAGGTTGTCATACAGCTTCTGTATGGGATTTGAAAGCGCAGAGAAATATTCCAAGATTGATGAAGTTTATGAACGACTTCGGTCTTATTACAGCACGTGATCCGAAAGGAGCATATCACTCAATGACAGATGTAATTCATAAAGTATTAAATGATATTACCGTAAATGATTGGGCAATAATAATAGGAGGAGATTCTCATACAAGAATGTCTAAGGGGGTTGCATTTGGTGCAGACTCAGGAACTGTTGCACTTGCACTTGCTACAGGAGAAGCTTCCATGCCGATACCAGAGTCCGTAAAAGTGACTTTTAAAGGAAAAATGAAGGATCATATGGATTTCCGGGATGTAGTACATGCTACTCAGGCACAGATGTTAAAGGAGTTTGGAGGAGAGAATGTTTTCCAGGGAAGAGTTATTGAAGTACATATCGGAACATTACCTTCTGATCAGGCTTTTACTTTTACCGATTGGACAGCAGAAATGAAAGCCAAAGCCTCTATTTGTATCTCTCAGGATGATACACTTATCGAATCTCTGGAGATTGCCAAAGGTAGAATTCAGATCATGATCGATAAAGGAATGGATAATGAAAAACAAGTACTTCAGGGACTAATTGATAAAGCAGATCAGAGAATTGCAGAAATCAAGTCTGGTGAAAAACCAGCTCTTACACCTGATGATAATGCTAAGTATTATGCAGAGTTTGTTGTTGATTTGGATATTATTGATGAACCAATGATTGCAGATCCTGATGTACATAATGAAGATGTTTCAAAACGATATACTCATGACACGATTAGAGCACTCTCTTTCTATGGAGGAGACAAAAAGGTAGATCTTGGTTTTGTAGGATCTTGTATGGTGCATAAAGGGGATCTTAAGATCGTATCGCATATGCTTAGAAATTTAGAAAAAAAACATGGAAATGTAGAGTTTAACGCGCCTCTTGTGGTGACTGCTCCAACCTACAATATTATTGATGAACTCAAAGAAGAAGGAGATTGGGAGCTTCTTCAAAAATATTCCGGTTTCGAATTTGATGATGCCGCTCCCAAAAGTACTGCACGTACAGAATATGATAATATGATGTACCTGGAGAGACCTGGGTGTAATCTCTGTATGGGGAATCAGGAAAAAGCAGAAAAAGGAGATACAGTAATGGCTACATCTACACGTTTATTTCAGGGACGTGTGGTAGCAGATTCAGATCGTAAAAAAGGAGAATCATTATTGGCATCAACTCCAGTGGTAGTGCTTGCTGCAATTTTGGGGCGAACTCCTACAATAGAAGAATATGAAGCGGCAGTAGAAGGAATTAAATTAACTCAATTTGCTCCACCGTTAAAGAAGCTAACTTCAGGTCCAGGTCATAAAATTTCTTACTAG
- a CDS encoding trypsin-like serine protease yields the protein MKKFYVLILSLLCCVITTQLQAQGKPGSKKNPTMKIKNGEDVLIENHPYQADLGGCGGTILGPTWILTAKHCVNGMVGRRIGVGYTKRSDRSTGQTSTVKRVINFPCSGCDLSLLELSTPLDLSGKYAKSIRYASADVFTKGYVKQGKDCYATGWGALGPNSGSPDHLQGALLKFGVVQLSDERIRVEETEGRMVCRGDSGGPLVVYNSDKSERILVGAVSGGEGTPCTDYGFWGNVANAASWIERQTGIKPYTETGGSDTQAPTAPANLTAGNVTQTTIDLTWTASTDNVGVTGYEVYQGNTMIGTVSGTRYQAVGLTAGTAYTFKVLAKDAAGNKSRFSNTARATTLPGDTSDTQAPTAPTNLTAGNATKTTIDLSWGASTDNVGVTGYGVYQENTMIATVEGTRYQVTGLTANTRYSFKVLAMDAAGNKSRYSNTATATTTGDTTGVCDGVAPWRWGVRYRVGDKVVHRGNLWELTYRGWKFISSCNGNKSGKIAPPIDKISVYPVPSNKELNIVFNPTENAMFKIVDMLGRTVIKGKYQSTVNISELNAGTYTLKVTSNGANYTTSFVKK from the coding sequence ATGAAAAAGTTTTATGTACTTATTTTAAGCTTGTTATGTTGTGTGATCACAACGCAACTACAAGCACAGGGAAAACCTGGATCTAAGAAAAACCCAACTATGAAAATTAAGAATGGGGAAGATGTTTTAATTGAGAACCATCCATATCAAGCAGACTTAGGAGGTTGTGGAGGTACTATTCTCGGACCAACCTGGATTCTTACTGCGAAACATTGTGTTAATGGAATGGTCGGAAGAAGAATTGGAGTTGGGTACACCAAAAGAAGTGATCGTTCTACCGGGCAAACATCAACAGTAAAAAGAGTGATTAATTTTCCATGTTCGGGATGTGATTTGAGTCTTTTAGAATTAAGCACTCCATTAGATCTATCAGGAAAATATGCAAAATCTATCAGGTATGCTTCTGCAGATGTTTTTACAAAAGGGTATGTTAAACAAGGAAAGGATTGTTACGCTACTGGATGGGGAGCTTTAGGTCCTAATTCAGGTAGTCCAGACCACTTACAAGGAGCCTTATTGAAGTTTGGAGTAGTTCAATTATCTGATGAGCGCATCAGAGTAGAGGAAACAGAAGGAAGAATGGTATGTAGAGGAGACAGTGGGGGACCACTAGTTGTATACAATAGTGACAAGTCAGAAAGAATTTTAGTTGGAGCAGTAAGTGGTGGAGAAGGAACTCCATGTACTGATTATGGTTTTTGGGGGAATGTTGCTAATGCAGCTTCCTGGATCGAAAGACAAACAGGAATTAAACCTTATACAGAAACAGGAGGTTCAGACACACAAGCGCCTACAGCACCTGCGAATCTAACAGCAGGAAATGTAACGCAAACAACTATTGATCTTACCTGGACTGCTTCTACTGACAATGTAGGTGTAACTGGATATGAGGTATATCAAGGAAATACCATGATCGGAACAGTATCTGGAACAAGATACCAGGCTGTGGGATTAACAGCTGGGACAGCGTATACTTTTAAGGTATTGGCTAAGGATGCCGCAGGGAATAAATCAAGATTTAGTAATACCGCCAGAGCAACTACCCTACCAGGAGATACCTCGGATACGCAAGCTCCTACAGCTCCTACTAACTTAACTGCCGGAAATGCCACTAAAACCACCATTGACCTTAGCTGGGGGGCTTCTACTGATAATGTAGGTGTAACCGGATATGGTGTATACCAGGAAAATACCATGATCGCAACTGTAGAAGGTACACGATACCAGGTAACAGGATTAACAGCTAATACCAGATATTCTTTCAAAGTATTAGCGATGGACGCTGCAGGAAATAAATCAAGATACAGTAACACCGCTACGGCAACAACTACAGGAGATACGACTGGTGTTTGTGATGGAGTAGCTCCATGGAGATGGGGGGTTCGCTATCGCGTAGGAGATAAAGTTGTTCACAGAGGAAACCTTTGGGAACTAACGTATAGAGGGTGGAAATTCATTTCATCTTGTAATGGTAATAAATCTGGTAAAATTGCACCTCCAATAGATAAAATCAGTGTGTATCCAGTTCCCTCTAACAAAGAACTAAATATTGTTTTTAATCCAACAGAAAATGCAATGTTTAAAATCGTTGATATGCTTGGTAGAACTGTTATCAAAGGAAAATACCAGTCTACTGTAAATATCTCAGAATTAAACGCTGGTACTTATACGTTAAAGGTTACTTCTAACGGAGCCAATTATACGACTTCTTTTGTAAAAAAGTAA
- a CDS encoding sensor histidine kinase codes for MTLKRPFEAAKFNHFEKALKSDTTLIGWTYFYTRKAYFYQINRRHDSTLYYANKAIMVYEKLKTPPKSEINYAIISYYIKGVMLNKKKEYSASTRNLINALKIVDVYNPAHNYKGYIAYLIASNQHLLGDAKLRYKYARIALEDTTFKKLSKDYGGGYQFLAFTKEDAKEYDSAVYYHRQALSFVKKINNTRSIIASHNNLGHLFLLKENKDSVRYHFNRANELLKQFGLDSLEEGTVYQDKFVKANMAYLDILEGNFVEAEMKLNEVLKSLESKKIDNYTKELKNTCYDYLIECYYKKKDFKSIIAVSDKKDELLKAYENEFVAGKLQELETIYDVEKKKKRIAVLSEKNKEQEIIVSQQKIIIGVIGGSFILLCLTGYLYIRERRLKTNYEKILLEHKLLRSQMNPHFLFNALSTLCNMIREQSKDSIPYINKLSQLLRMILKNSRQDFITLEEEKQLLQDYLDLESNFKNNFAFELKISEELDEEMTCIPPMLVQPFVENAIQHGISGLSKKGVIHVHIKKAEKEETLHCIIKDNGKGYYSSKKNSKETSFSEAIVKERLAVFKKEFNTNCRFEVLLGNETGTEIHLFMPFVMDE; via the coding sequence ATGACATTAAAACGACCTTTTGAAGCTGCAAAATTTAATCATTTTGAAAAGGCATTAAAATCCGATACGACCTTAATTGGATGGACATATTTTTATACGAGAAAAGCATATTTTTATCAAATAAACAGACGGCATGATTCTACTTTGTATTATGCGAATAAAGCCATAATGGTTTATGAGAAATTAAAGACGCCTCCTAAATCAGAAATTAACTATGCTATCATCTCTTACTACATAAAAGGCGTAATGCTGAATAAGAAAAAAGAGTACAGCGCATCCACAAGGAACCTGATTAATGCATTAAAAATTGTAGATGTGTATAATCCAGCTCATAATTACAAAGGCTATATCGCTTATTTGATCGCATCAAATCAGCATTTACTGGGAGATGCTAAACTAAGATATAAATACGCAAGAATAGCGTTGGAGGATACGACCTTTAAAAAGTTGTCCAAAGATTATGGAGGGGGGTATCAGTTTTTGGCTTTTACAAAAGAAGATGCAAAAGAGTATGATTCTGCAGTTTACTATCATCGTCAGGCACTTTCTTTTGTGAAAAAAATAAATAATACCAGAAGCATCATTGCGAGTCACAATAATTTAGGACACTTATTTCTTCTCAAAGAAAATAAAGACTCGGTTAGATATCACTTTAATAGAGCAAATGAATTGCTGAAGCAATTCGGACTAGATAGTCTCGAAGAGGGAACTGTATATCAAGATAAGTTTGTAAAAGCTAATATGGCTTATTTGGATATTCTCGAAGGAAATTTTGTAGAGGCAGAAATGAAATTAAATGAAGTTTTAAAAAGTTTGGAAAGCAAGAAAATAGATAATTATACCAAAGAATTGAAAAATACGTGTTATGACTATTTGATTGAATGCTATTATAAAAAAAAGGATTTTAAAAGCATCATAGCAGTATCTGACAAAAAAGATGAACTTCTCAAAGCTTATGAAAATGAATTTGTAGCAGGAAAGTTACAAGAATTGGAAACGATTTATGATGTAGAGAAAAAGAAAAAAAGAATAGCAGTACTTTCTGAAAAGAATAAAGAACAGGAAATTATCGTTAGTCAGCAAAAAATTATTATTGGGGTTATAGGAGGATCTTTTATCCTTTTATGCCTGACAGGATACTTGTACATACGAGAACGAAGACTGAAAACAAATTATGAAAAAATATTGTTAGAGCATAAGTTATTGCGTTCACAAATGAATCCTCATTTTTTATTTAATGCATTGAGTACTTTGTGTAACATGATCCGGGAGCAATCAAAAGACAGTATTCCTTATATCAATAAATTATCACAGTTATTACGAATGATTTTAAAAAACTCCAGGCAGGATTTTATCACTCTTGAAGAAGAAAAACAACTGTTGCAGGATTATCTGGACCTGGAATCAAATTTTAAAAATAATTTTGCTTTTGAGTTGAAGATATCTGAAGAATTAGATGAAGAAATGACCTGTATTCCACCTATGTTAGTACAGCCATTTGTAGAGAATGCCATTCAACATGGGATCTCAGGATTATCAAAAAAAGGAGTAATTCATGTTCATATAAAAAAAGCAGAAAAAGAAGAAACACTGCATTGTATCATAAAAGATAATGGAAAAGGATATTATTCTTCTAAAAAGAATTCTAAAGAAACTTCTTTTTCTGAAGCTATTGTAAAAGAACGCTTAGCGGTTTTTAAAAAAGAATTTAATACCAATTGTAGATTTGAAGTATTGTTGGGAAATGAAACAGGGACAGAAATTCACTTATTTATGCCTTTTGTAATGGATGAATAA
- a CDS encoding LytTR family DNA-binding domain-containing protein: MNSIITSIIVEDQECSSNYLKSVLNDAFPEIRVLTIETSISGALSAIETYRPDLIFLDIYLSDGVSFEVIERTSYTDFEIIFTTAHDTFYQKAFEYCAFNYILKPITAEKLSPIIEKFKKVLPPATINKKKKLLHAFLDKENPRIIINLGDENLFVPIKDIVACKAEGSYCSIVFSNKKHLTSKPLKYYEELLEGRQFFKANRSTLVNIAHITRIHKRETLILSNNESIKVSVRNRNMLSDLINLHI, from the coding sequence TTGAACAGTATTATTACATCTATAATTGTCGAAGATCAAGAATGCTCCAGTAATTATCTGAAAAGCGTCCTTAATGATGCTTTTCCTGAAATTCGAGTTTTAACCATTGAAACTAGTATTTCGGGAGCCTTATCCGCAATTGAAACCTATCGACCTGATCTTATTTTTTTAGATATTTATTTATCAGATGGGGTATCATTTGAAGTAATAGAACGTACTTCATATACTGATTTCGAAATTATTTTTACAACCGCCCACGACACCTTCTACCAGAAAGCTTTTGAATACTGTGCTTTTAATTATATATTAAAACCTATAACTGCAGAAAAGCTATCCCCTATTATAGAAAAATTTAAAAAAGTGCTCCCTCCTGCAACAATCAATAAAAAGAAAAAACTGTTACATGCTTTTCTTGATAAAGAAAACCCAAGAATCATCATTAATCTAGGGGATGAAAATCTTTTTGTCCCAATAAAAGATATTGTTGCCTGTAAAGCCGAGGGCAGTTATTGTTCAATTGTCTTTAGTAACAAAAAACACCTCACCTCCAAACCTTTAAAATATTATGAAGAGCTTTTGGAAGGAAGACAGTTCTTTAAGGCTAATCGTTCTACATTAGTTAATATCGCTCATATTACCCGAATCCATAAAAGAGAGACACTTATACTTAGTAATAACGAAAGTATAAAGGTATCCGTTCGAAACAGAAACATGCTTTCTGACTTAATTAACCTCCATATCTAA